The following coding sequences lie in one Vanacampus margaritifer isolate UIUO_Vmar chromosome 16, RoL_Vmar_1.0, whole genome shotgun sequence genomic window:
- the taf1 gene encoding transcription initiation factor TFIID subunit 1 isoform X5, whose product MSDSDSDEDQDRPFSITGFLFGNINEDGQLEDDSVLDNESKKHLAGLGNLGLGSLITEITANEDDEQEESKHPTIVDADGWVKSTEDAVDYSDISEVAEDETRKYRQAMGSLQPCRKTDDEDDYDADCEDIDSKLMPPPPPPSLSTAIKKEEPTSQSSNVGEEGDGIILPSIIAPSSTAEKVDFSSSSDSESETDRPGPASGPGGQPDSLTLPLAGIMQKDAAKALPGVTELFPEFRPGKVLRFLRLFGPGKNMPSVWRSARRKKKRKHRDVQPGTPPPEGELEEQGQDKKSGWVYEYANPPPPEQCLSDDEITMMAPVESKFSQISCDGDKETESRPKVAEWRYGPAQLWYDMMGVPEDGSNFNYGLKLKEKESSEPQEQNTLEETTKTANEDGRRHDDCDGHNTEQEDDKLALENELFLMVTQLQWEDDIIWNGEDVKHKSTKTQRASLAGWLPSSMTRNANAYNAQQGLARSNSQLLPPTPPLMPKTLSITGLKRDKNSHDHQSNQEDDAPWFSIFPIDNEELVYGRWEDNIIWDDQEMDHFLAPPVLTLDPNDENIILEIPDEKEASTSHSPSKENKKETAMKKSRILLGKTGVIKDEPQQNMSQPEVKDPWNLSNDEFYYPKQQGLRGTFGGNIIQHSIPALELRQPFFPTHMGPMKLRQFHRSTLKKYSFGSLAQPGPHPAQPLLKHIKKKAKMREQERQASGGGDMFFMRTPQDLTGKDGDLILAEYSEEYPPLIMQVGMATKIKNYYKRKPGKDPGAPDCKYGETVYCHTSPFLGSLHPGQLLQAFENNLFRAPIYLHKMPETDFLVIRTRHGYYIREVVDIMVVGQACPLYEVPGPNSKRANTHIRDFLQVFIYRLFWKSKDRPRRIRMEDIKKAFPVHSESSIRKRLKLCADFKRTGMDSNWWVLKPDFRLPTEEEIRAMVSPEQCCSYYSMQVAEQRLKDAGYGEKSFFAPEEENEEDFQMKIDDEVRTAPWNTTRAFISAMKGKCLLEVTGVADPTGCGEGFSYVKVPNKPTQQKHASNIHKALILDDKEPQPAKKTVTGTDADLRRLSLKNAKQLLRKFGVPEEEIKKLSRWEVIDVVRTMSTEQARSGEGPMSKFARGSRFSVAEHQERYKEECQRIFDLQNKVLESTEVLSTDTDSSSAEDSDFEEMGKNIENMLQNKKTSSQLSREREEQERRELQRMLMGEESDRDNKGRKERRKVLSSSLSTSSHKDDDTSSVTSLNSAATGRRLKIYRTFRDEDGKEYVRCETVRKSAVIDAYTRIRTTKDDEFIRKFALFDEQHREEMRKERRRIQEQLRRLKRNQEKDKFKGPPEKKSKKMKERPDLKVKLKCGACGAIGHMRTNKFCPLYYQTNAPPSNPVAMTEEQEEELEKTVIHNDNEELIKVEGTKIVLGKQLIESADEVRRKSLVLKFPKQQLPPKKKRRVGNAVHCDYLNKPHKAIHRRRTDPMVTLSSVLESIINDMRDHPNTYPFHTPVNAKVVKDYYKIITRPMDLQTLRENVRKRMYPSREEFREAVELIYKNSATYNGAKHPITQVAQSMLDLCDTKLKEKEDRLIRLEKAINPLLDDDDQVAFSFILDNIVTQKMMVVPDSWPFHHPVNKKFVPDYYKVIIDPMDLETIRKNISKHKYQNRDAFLSDVTLIHTNSIKYNGRDSPYTKTALDIISVCRQTLDEYDEHLTQLEKDISTAKEAALDAADFESLEMGHSSYMTQYDELDKDISTAKGSFMDLQRLASSSPYITQARHGRRLREEESDVDIEGFEEEDDGKPKTPAPAEDAEGDLEDDDEDEDMLLPPRRRAHNRQEEENDRRSNPLTHASVLYQDLLMSDGEDDASEEEGDNPFSSIHLSESGSDSDREVDVRPPPPRRAQETARMGMEQDESMMSYEAEGADDGPHMEDSNVSYGSFEESHSRMQPSARGNAEDDAISEEEEDEEEDDARRRGPAPHSQFNEKDGKWSFMDLERHNATPAPYAQQPWQLRGNTQDDGNSEEEEEDEEEDARRRGPAVLSQVQLSEDEESEEFRSIGGDSDMDSD is encoded by the exons atgtCTGACTCTGACAGCGACGAGGATCAAGATCGCCCATTCTCCATTACTGGTTTCTTGTTTGGGAACATAAATGAAGATGGCCAACTCGAGGACGACAGTGTTCTGGACAAT GAGTCCAAAAAGCATCTGGCTGGTTTGGGTAATCTGGGTCTGGGCTCCCTCATCACAGAGATCACAGCCAATGAGGATGATGAGCAAGAGGAAAGTAAACATCCCACCATTGTGGATGCTGATG GTTGGGTGAAAAGCACTGAAGATGCAGTTGATTATTCTGACATCAGTGAGGTTGCAGAGGATGAAACACGGAAGTATCGACAGGCCATGGGATCTTTGCAGCCCTGCAGGAAAACAG ATGATGAGGATGACTATGATGCAGATTGTGAGGATATTGATTCAAAGCTCATGCCTCCACCGCCCCCACCAAGCCTTTCAACagccattaaaaaagaagagcCCACATCACAGAGTTCAAATG TCGGGGAAGAAGGTGATGGCATCATCCTGCCGTCTATCATTGCACCTTCATCTACTGCCGAAAAGGTTGATTTCAGTAGTTCCTCTGACTCCGAGTCAGAAACAGACCGCCCCGGCCCGGCTTCTGGTCCCGGAGGCCAACCAGACAGTCTTACCCTTCCGCTTGCTGGCATTATGCAGAAAGATGCTGCCAAAGCGCTACCTGGTGTCACAGAGCTCTTCCCAGAGTTTAGACCTGGAAAG GTTCTGAGGTTCCTACGGCTATTTGGCCCAGGAAAGAACATGCCGTCAGTATGGAGGAGTGCCCGCAGGAAGAAGAAGCGGAAGCATCGGGATGTCCAGCCTGGGACGCCTCCGCCTGAGGGAGAACTTGAAGAGCAAGGGCAGGATAAGAAATCTGGATGGGTTTACGAGTATGCAAACCCTCCGCCCCCTGAGCAGTGTCTCTCGGACGATGAG ATAACTATGATGGCACCTGTGGAGTCCAAGTTTTCACAAATTTCCTGTGACGGCGACAAGGAAACAGAATCACGACCCAAAGTTGCAGAATGGCGATATGGGCCTGCCCAACTGTGGTATGACATGATGGGGGTCCCTGAAGATGGTAGTAATTTCAATTACGGGCTTAAGCTGAAGGAAAAAGAGTCCAGTGAGCCTCAGGAACAAAACACGCTTGAAGAAACAACAAAGACTGCTAACGAG GATGGGAGGCGGCATGATGATTGTGATGGTCACAATACTGAGCAAGAGGATGACAAATTGGCCCTGGAGAATGAGCTCTTTTTAATGGTTACGCAACTGCAGtgggaagatgacatcatctggaATGGGGAGGATGTCAAGCACAAGAGCACCAAGACTCAACGTGCCAGTCTTGCAGGGTGGTTACCCTCGAGCATGACCCGCAATGCCAATGCTTATAACGCACAACAAG GTCtggcgagaagtaattcccagTTGCTCCCACCTACACCACCTCTTATGCCCAAAACCTTGTCGATAACTGGCTTGAAGAGGGACAAAAATAGCCATGATCATCAAT CCAATCAGGAAGACGATGCTCCTTGGTTCTCAATTTTCCCCATCGACAATGAAGAGTTAGTGTATGGGCGCTGGGAAGACAACATTATCTGGGATGATCAGGAAATGGATCACTTCCTCGCTCCTCCAGTTCTTACACTGGATCCCAATGATGAAAATATCATTCTTG AAATTCCAGATGAAAAGGAAGCATCAACATCTCACTCCCCATCAAAAGAGAATAAGAAGGAAACGGCAATGAAAAAGAGTCGCATCCTCCTTGGGAAGACTGGGGTGATAAAAGATGAGCCCCAACAG AATATGTCCCAACCTGAAGTGAAGGACCCCTGGAACCTCTCTAATGACGAGTTCTACTATCCCAAACAGCAAGGTCTGAGGGGGACGTTCGGTGGTAACATCATTCAG CATTCCATCCCAGCCCTAGAGTTGAGACAGCCCTTCTTCCCCACCCACATGGGTCCAATGAAGTTGCGGCAGTTCCATCGGTCAACATTGAAGAAGTACTCTTTTGGATCTTTGGCTCAGCCTGGTCCGCATCCTGCCCAGCCACTGCTCAAGCACATTAAGAAGAAGGCTAAG ATGCGAGAGCAGGAGCGGCAAGCTTCAGGAGGAGGAGACATGTTCTTCATGCGCACTCCGCAAGATTTGACAGGCAAAGATGGAGATCTGATCCTGGCAGAGTACAGTGAAGAATATCCCCCTCTCATCATGCAAGTTGGCATGGCCACTAAGATTAAAAACTACTATAAAAGG AAACCTGGAAAGGATCCTGGTGCACCAGATTGCAAATATGGAGAAACTGTATACTGTCACACTTCGCCTTTTCTGGGTTCTCTGCATCCTGGACAGCTGCTCCAA gctTTTGAAAACAACCTTTTCCGCGCCCCCATTTACTTGCACAAGATGCCAGAAACCGATTTTTTGGTCATCAGAACACGCCATGGCTATTACATCCGAGAAGTTGTGGACATCATGGTGGTTGGTCAGGCCTGTCCCTTATACGAAGTTCCTGGGCCCAACTCCAAACGAGCCAATACCCACATAAGAGACTTCCTTCAA GTGTTCATCTACCGCCTGTTCTGGAAGAGCAAGGATCGTCCGCGCAGAATTCGCATGGAGGATATAAAGAAAGCGTTTCCGGTGCATTCTGAGAGCAGCATCAGGAAAAGACTAAAACTCTGCGCCGACTTCAAACGCACGG GGATGGATTCCAACTGGTGGGTGCTGAAGCCTGATTTCAGATTGCCAACAGAAGAGGAGATCCGAGCCATGGTGTCTCCAGAGCAGTGTTGCTCGTACTATAGCATGCAGGTGGCCGAGCAGAGACTCAAG gatgctggatATGGTGAAAAATCATTCTTTGCACCAGAGGAGGAGAACGAAGAGGACTTTCAAATGAAGATTGATGATGAG GTGCGAACAGCCCCCTGGAACACAACAAGAGCCTTCATCTCTGCCATGAAGGGGAAATGCCTTTTGGAGGTTACAGGTGTGGCCGACCCCACGGGCTGTGGCGAAGGTTTCTCCTATGTCAAAGTGCCCAACAAGCCCACTCAACAGAAG CATGCAAGTAATATCCATAAAGCCTTGATACTG GATGACAAGGAGCCACAGCCTGCTAAGAAGACTGTGACAGGGACAGATGCCGATTTGAGGAGACTGTCGCTAAAGAATGCCAAGCAACTGCTGCGCAAGTTCGGTGTTCCAGAAGAAGAA ATAAAAAAACTCTCACGCTGGGAGGTGATTGATGTCGTGAGAACCATGTCAACGGAGCAGGCGCGTTCAGGAGAAGGCCCCATGAGCAAGTTTGCCAGGGGCTCACGGTTCTCTGTAGCCGAGCACCAGGAGCGGTACAAGGAGGAATGTCAGAGGATCTTCGACCTGCAGAACAA GGTTCTGGAGTCGACGGAAGTGCTCTCCACAGACACAGATAGCAGCTCAGCCGAGGATAGTGACTTTGAGGAAATGGGAAAGAACATTGAGAACATGCTGCAGAACAAGAAGACCAGCTCACAGTTGTCACGTGAGCGGGAAGAACAGGAAAGGCGGGAGCTGCAGAGGATGCTGATGGGGGAGGAGAGTGATCGTGACAACAAGGGGCGCAAGGAGCGCCGCAAAGTCTTAT CCAGCTCATTGTCCACCAGCTCCCACAAGGATGATGACACATCCTCAGTCACCAGCTTGAACTCGGCAGCTACAGGACGGCGACTTAAGATCTACAGAACCTTCAGGGACGAGGACGGCAAGGAATATGTCCGTTGCGAGACTGTGCGCAAATCTGCCGTCATTGATGCCTACACCAGGATCAGAACAACCAAGGATGATGAATTTAT ACGAAAGTTTGCCCTCTTCGATGAGCAGCACAGAGAGGAGATGAGGAAAGAGCGTCGGCGGATCCAGGAGCAGCTGAGGAGACTAAAGCGAAATCAAGAGAAGGACAAGTTCAAGGGACCTCCGGAAAAGAAGTCCAAGAAGATGAAAGAGAGACCAGACCTCAAGGTAAAA TTGAAGTGCGGTGCATGTGGTGCCATCGGGCACATGAGGACGAACAAGTTCTGCCCGCTGTACTATCAGACCAACGCACCTCCCTCGAACCCAGTCGCCATGACAgaagagcaggaggaggagctaGAAAAGACAGTCATCCACAATGACAACGAAGAATTGATTAAGGTGGAAGGTACAAAGATTGTGCTTGGCAAGCAACTCATAGAAAg TGCTGATGAGGTGCGCAGAAAGTCTTTAGTCCTCAAGTTCCCCAAGCAACAGCTCCCTCCAAAGAAGAAGAGACGAGTTGGCAATGCCGTGCACTGTGACTATCTGAAT AAACCACACAAGGCAATCCACCGCAGACGCACTGACCCCATGGTGACCTTGTCCTCTGTGCTGGAGAGCATCATAAACGACATGCGGGACCACCCAAAT ACGTACCCATTCCACACGCCAGTAAATGCCAAGGTTGTGAAAGACTACTACAAAATAATCACGCGGCCCATGGACCTGCAGACGCTCCGGGAGAATGTCCGCAAACGGATGTACCCGTCCAGGGAGGAGTTCCGAGAAGCAGTTGAGCTTATATACAAGAATAGCGCCACATACAATG GGGCAAAGCATCCAATCACACAAGTTGCGCAGTCAATGTTGGATTTGTGCGATACTAAGCTGAAAGAG AAAGAGGACAGACTGATTCGGCTTGAAAAAGCCATCAATCCTTTGCTTGATGATGACGATCAGGTGGCCTTCTCCTTCATCCTGGACAACATTGTGACCCAGAAGATGATGGTTGTTCCTGAT TCATGGCCGTTCCACCATCCTGTCAACAAAAAGTTTGTGCCTGATTATTACAAGGTGATTATAGACCCGATGGACCTGGAGACAATCCGCAAG AACATCTCTAAACACAAGTACCAGAACAGAGACGCCTTCCTCTCAGATGTCACTCTCATCCACACAAACAGCATCAAGTATAACG GCCGCGACAGTCCGTACACCAAGACAGCACTCGATATCATTAGTGTGTGCAGACAGACCTTGGATGAG TATGATGAACATTTGACACAGCTGGAAAAGGACATCTCCACGGCCAAAGAGGCAGCTTTGGATGCCGCTGACTTCGAGAGTCTGGAAATGGGTCACAGTTCGTACATGACACAG TACGATGAGCTGGATAAGGACATCTCTACAGCCAAAGGGTCGTTCATGGACTTACAGAGGCTCGCCTCGTCTTCGCCCTACATAACCCAG GCTCGCCATGGCAGAAGGCTCAGAGAAGAAGAATCAGACGTGGATATCGAAGGCTTCGAGGAGGAAGATGACGGCAAACCGAAAACACCTGCTCCT GCAGAGGATGCAGAAGGAGATCTCGAGGATGACGATGAGGACGAGGATATGCTGCTGCCACCTCGCAGACGCGCGCACAACCGGCAGGAGGAGGAAAATGACAGAAGGTCCAACCCGCTCACCCATGCCAGCGTCTTATATCAGGACTTGCTCATGTCCGACGGAGAGGATGATGCCAGCGAGGAGGAGGGCGACAATCCATTCTCAT CCATTCATTTATCAGAGAGTGGCAGCGACTCCGACCGAGAAGTCGATGTGCGACCTCCGCCTCCAAGGCGAGCTCAGGAGACGGCGCGTATGGGCATGGAGCAGGACGAGAGCATGATGTCATACGAGGCAGAGGGCGCCGATGATGGGCCTCACATGGAAGACAGCAACGTCAG CTATGGCAGCTTCGAGGAAAGCCACAGTCGAATGCAACCGTCAGCCAGGGGGAACGCAGAAGACGATGCTATCAGcgaggaggaagaagacgaggaggaggatgatgCGCGCAGGAGAGGCCCAGCTCCACATTCTCAG TTTAATGAGAAGGACGGCAAATGGTCATTCATGGACTTGGAAAGGCACAACGCAACGCCTGCACCATATGCACAGCAG CCATGGCAGCTACGAGGAAACACACAAGATGATGGCAacagcgaggaggaggaagaggacgaaGAGGAAGATGCACGGAGGAGAGGTCCAGCCGTACTCTCGCAGGTCCAGCTCAGTGAGGATGAAGAGAGCGAAGAATTCAGATCCATCGGAGGAGACAGTGACATGGATTCAGActag